GTGAGCAGGGTGGAGACCATCAGGCCGTGGTGGAGCATTCAGGACTACTATCCATATTGATGGTCACCACACCGCCATGAGCCTTTGGGGCGCTCTGAGTGTTAGGAGAGTGGAGCCTGGTAGGGGTgggtctgggggaggggctatgtGGCCCTCGACGCATTGCCGCTGGAGCCAGACGTGCTTGACGTGGACGACATCTTCTTCAGGGTTCGGTTGAGCTGCAATGACAGACAGATGAGTCGGTAAAACGCCGATCTCGACTGTCGCGGTAAAGGGCTGACGGCGAAGCGCCTGACAGGACAGCAGTGAATTGACATCACCTGGCTCTGTTCTCACAACTGCGTCTAACTGACTCCTAGTAGAAGTGTGTTTGCTGTTAAGGAGAAAAATGAAGACTGGGTTCGCTCTTTCATTCATGTGCGTTCTCTATGCAAGAGCTTAAAAGAGAACTTTGAGTGAACATCACCTCAAATAACACGTACGTAGACTGAGACTACAagttctgccccccccccccccccccccccaaacaggCATGGTTTATTCCACATCTCTGCTGCAACATGTCCAGGTAATTATTAAACTCAATTACACTACAAATCAAACTTACACTAACAactgtgtaaaaacacacagtatTAACTTCTGCCATCGCaaatgcatgagagagagacagacagacttttTCACCTCCTCAAACTTGTGGATCTGTCGTATAAAGAAGTCTCCGTAGCGACGGGCTACTTTGGTGTCAGCAATGTGGATCATGTCCTGTGGAGTGGAGACGAAGTAAGTTAAACATTGCGCACCACAGGCAAAGAACACAGACTCCAGGTGTCTGGGCGTCAGATAAATCTAATATTTACCTGGAATCATTAAAGAGGGAAATTACTGTAGTCTGTACTGTCattacacacccacccacccacagtgACACACCTTGTCGATGTAGAAGTCGACCTCGGAGGCTGACTGGAACTCTCCGTCCAGGGCGGAGATGCCACTGGTCCACACCAGGTTCTTCATCTTGTGCTTGAAAACGAGGAGCTGGATGCGGAACTCCTGCTCAGACATGTCCAGGAAGCCGGCCAGCTTGGCAACGGGCATGGTGGTGTAGAGCTTCAAGAAGCTGGAGAAGACGCCAGCAATCCCAAAtaagacccacagacagacgcGCACTTCTGCCCCGTTTAAAGTGTCCCACCCATTCTCAGAGCAGGTACAATCAATCCATACCTACCCCCACCATTATCCACTCCCACGCCCACCCTGCCCTGCCCACCTGCGGATGGTGGAGAGTTGTGCCTGCTGCTGCACCTCCTCGGCGAACACTTTGAGCTGCTGCTGGAACGGCTCTTTGTGGTAGTTGGGGTGTACATTGTCGTAGTTCGGCACGACGGGGGAGAGGAACTTGGGGCAGGCAAAGCTGAACAGCTCCTCGAACACCTGGAGGTCTCTGACAGGACCgcagacagagagcagcacagTCAGGGTCTCGGACAGGGCCGCAAAGACAAAACAGTGCAGGTAGTCCAACATagagagagcagcacacacactttaacagaATCTTGTGTGGTCCACCagactgcagagaaagagagaagctatgtgtgtctcctctgcttgtgtgtgtgagtagtgagtgcatttgtgtggtgtgtgtgtgtgtgtatttttatatatatttatttgcaagCGTATGCATCTCACCCCTTCTGCATGCGCAGCATCTTGTCTCCGTATTTCTCGCGGAGTTGTGTGTGGATGCTCTCGTCGATGCGCATGGGGTACATGGTGAGCGCAATGGCCAGCAGCCCGTGCATCTGCTCATTCTGCTTGTTAATCTGGAGAACACGAGCACAACAACACTAGACAACAGAACACTAcacaacactgcaaaaatgctatacaccactacacaaaacagcagcatgAGCACAACGACgctacacaacactacaaaaCATAACACTATACAACACGACTGCATCAAAACTCAACATGACCTCAACATATCGCATTAAAGCACATCACAAGACACATCCACAATCACAAAACAGCATGAAGACAACATCGCGGCAGAGCGTTAAGAGTGTGGGCGTGGATGGCGTGCACACCATCTCGTATTTGTAGGTGGACCTCTGGAACATGTTCCTGGTCCTCTGGATGTAGAGCAGGATGTTGGCAAAGACGCGGATCGCATCCTGGTAACGGCGCATCATCAGGTAGGCGAAGCCGACGTAGTAGTACGTGGAAATCTGACACTCCGGCACACGGGAAtacatgctctgtgtgtgagagagagagggagtgagagaaccGCACCACTCCTGCTACTATCGTTAGGAAGACGTGGGACATTCTACCTTCTTGTTGAGTTCGATGTTCTCCAGAACTTTGATGGCTTGGTAGTAGTCCCCCAGCAGAGAGTGCAGCCTCAGCAGACCCACCAGGCTGAAGTAGCCCAACATCTTATACAGGGAGTGACGGCCGTACTCCCCAGCCACGCTCTCAGGGTCCCCTGCGGAACACGCAAACGCACGCCTCAGTCAGACGGACACGCCCGCGACCAGAAGAACACAGTCAGGTCCGCAGGACTTTGAACAAaggtgttcatgtttgtttgcacAAACGCCTTGACTTATACACGCCAGTAAAAACTCAACAGGAGACTTAGCAAACAAGCTCtcagaaaaacatgaaatagAAAATGCTTGGCACATTCCTCAGCATCTTGCCCCCTTCCACGACATCAGCGTCCAGGATGATGCATCACACGGCCCTGCTGCAgccctctcctgctctgcccCCTCAGCTCTGctgccccccaacccccctcaCCTCCGCTGGTGTAAACCTCCAGCTGTCGGTTGATGTTGCTCTTGTCCACCAGAGAGTGAAGCACATTCAGGACACTGTGGACATTCCAGATCTTCGGGTTACTCCTCAGGAATTCGATCTCCTCCTCGGACTTCTTGGCCGTCTTGCACCGGTACTGACTAAATGACTGGAACTACAGACAAGAGAAAGAATTGATAAATCCCTAAAATATCAACAGAGATGACGTTCCCCATAACAGCAGAAGTATAAACTTCACACTAAGATCAAACAGGCTTAAATCTCCATTATGCGCTTGATGTTTCTTTCCATGCACAATGCAATGACTGGCCTGCATTACCCAACATCGTCTTGAGGTCTGTTTTATAACAGTAACGGCTGGAAATAAAACttaattcaaattttttttttatctgccaACTTTTTTGGAAATGCAACTAACATTTACAACAGGTTTACACGCAAAGCCAGAGCATGCTACATCAAGAGAGCGCATGCACCAAACACGGGCAGGCCGTACCTGGTAGATGAATTCATCAATGATGTCCCACAGCCACTGGTTAGGAAGCTCTAGGGGGGCAGGGCCATCGGCATCTAACAGCCATAAAGCAGAAATCAGCTGCTGTGAACTTTTCaaagaaatcaaatcaaatggaTGGGACGGGCACAGCGCCGGGCCTGCTAGCGAGATGGTAACTGAAGACTGACTTACTGAGGATGTAGTTGAAAAGGTTGCAGTAATTGTAGTAGGATTCAAATCTCTGCTCCAATGTTGGTCCTCCCTACAAATGACAAGAAcgaacacaccaacacacaccttttaaaaaaCGATGCACTGTGCCTAAAAAGACAcaaggaagaaaaataaatttagtCTAAGACGGTAAATACATTTAGTGTAAGACAGTTGCAGTGGCCATTGGGATACTCACGCTGACTTTGGCATATATGTGGCGGTAGTAGAGCTCCTTGTACAGGATCAAGAAAACAGCGTCTGTGAACCAGGACAGCAGGCGGTCAGGCATTTCAAGATTTCCAGAGATCATTTGtaacacattcataaaaaatgtacacaaaataatattttccccCGAAACATGCCTGATACAATATGCTGCAATCAGACATATGAAATACAGGCAAACATTCGGAAGGCGGACGCACATGGTGCTGACCCACTGAGGGTAGAGGAGTCTTCTCTGCACAGCTTACACAGGCCCAGCAGAAAAGTCCTGAGCATAGTGGAATGTCTAACATCTAATAGCCTGCCCACTTAGAAAAGGAACAGATCATCTCTCACCGTTTCCCACCAAGGTCGCGATGGCTTCTGCCTCCGGCCACGGAGACGTCTTGAAGAAACGGTCAGTCAATTTGTTCCAGCTGAAGTGTGTTGAAGGAAACcaaaaaatatgtattatgaGGCAGTAGTAACACAATTAACTGGGAATGATAAAACAGTGTGAACCTACTTCTCAAACATTATTTATCACTGAAGGCCACATGAGCACATGAAATGTGTaggaggcaaaaaaaaaaaaaaaaacccaaaccatcCCAGTTTCTCTGCCACTGATGTCTCACACACTTAATCAAAGAGTCCTTCACAACATTATGTCTAAGTTATGCAAGTACAGTCACCTGTTTTCATAGACATCCTGAATCTCATAGATCTTCTGTTCGATGCTCTCACTAGAGACCCGGTTGGCTTGCAGCTCATAGACCTTCTGGTCGATCAGGTCTGAGATGGTCTTATGGAAATACTGCAGGAAGTTCTTGATCACTTCTGGGATCACGTGATACGTTTGCTGGTGCTCATACTGGCGCTCATAAGCCAGATCTGCTTTAGGATCACCTAACAAAATAAGAGtttatctttttaaaaggtGATCATAATTaataccaacaacaacaaaagactAAAATTTTATTAGCAAAAACAGATGTTTCACaaatttaaacaccacagcagtAAAAAACAAATTGGGTAATTATAATCAACCAACTTAAAGTTATTATTGGAAAAGGTtattcagctaaatgccataaatgtaaatacatttaaatgttattcaaTTCCTCacggtttttttgggggggaattTTAGTTGAGGGATGTAAGGGTAACAAGTGACAAGAACAACTGCAGATGTTTTGATGGTGGCCTACAATGACGTGTTTACTCTTGCAAGAGCAACTCACCAGTGTGAAGATCGTAGTCGCTGGTATAGTTGTAAGGATCATACTAGTGAgagaaacaaaactgaattattCTGTATCTTGTACTGGACAATCTGAAGTAGCCAGATCGCTaaactaggttagctaactagctcaTTAAACCAGCAATTACGTTGATGGAGAGCTACGCTAGTTGGAATAAATCCAGCAATACAGCTGTctgaacacattaaaaacacagactAATAATCAAACGGAGTACTGAAACAAGACTCTTAACCACCAGTACTGAACGGGCTTCTGGTTTTTCAGCTATCTTAACTGTTATCTTAGCTCTATGAGCTGTTATCTTAGCTCTACTAGCTCTATTAGCTCCGTTAGCTCAGTTCTGCTAGCTGTTAGCCAACGGCAACAGGAAAGGACGGTACAAACGTGCACTGCTCAAGAAGCCCTAAAGTCGAGAATAATGTGTGCCACATCTTACGTCGTCGTCGTCGTTGGGGTAAGACATTATCAATCCTCGGCGTCGTTAATCGGTTAACAACCTTTCACAGGTCCAGCTGGGAGCGCGCAACCACACACGAGCCACCGGCagtggagcgagagagagagagagcgatagagcgaaaaaaaaaaaggaagtggcGGATGTCATTTCcggtgagagacacacacgcaaagtATTGTGGGCTCGTGGAGGAATAAACGGAATAAGCGTCTTTTAATCGAGAGAATTAAAAGCTGGGGGACCACGCCGGTAACAGAGTGCTGCGTGTACGCAGCCCCTGTGTGCAAACGGCGCTTATTCTGCAGGCACCCAGGAGCTGCCCTGCTACCTTTAAACTGCCCTGCAGGTCAGTGCATAGGCAAGCCCGTCCGCCAGGGGGCGCTGTCTGTCCGTGCGCGATCTGGGGGCGGGGTTGCGCGCAGTGCTCCAACATCTGGCCTGGAATTCCAAGTTAGGATGTTGCATCTGAGCTGGATCATGAGGCATGGTGCATATGGATTAGGCTTTATTAGCCATTAGCGCAGCTCTGTGAGTAATTACATATGATGTGTGAGTAAGTTATTTATCCTTTGTGCATGCCAGTATTTTATTACGATGATAAAAGGAAAGTCAAGTTTCGACTAACACAGAAGGTGGTGTGGGAGGCACATAAAACTTCTTTGAATTATCGGGTAAGACGACGGCTTGCAATTCCAGATGTGTTTAGGCGTATGGCCTGAGTGTTTCTCAAGCCACGATGAACGGGCTGTTTCTAGCTTTAATCCCTTTAACCGATGGCATGTGTCCGCCTCGGCTCAAAATCTCCCGCTTTTCAGTTTCAATTGACTTTGAATTTGTCCGTAGTCAAGATCACACACGGACTTTAAGAAGGCTAAAGGTACAGAGGACACGATGGGAGTTGGACTATCATTCAGGTTTTCGTCTCATGAGAATTGAGGCTTGCGCAGTCCATCCATGACTCCCTTGAGCCACTGTGTACCTTGCTACGCATTgcaaacatcaaagacatgggTGACCTTTGTTGGAGAAAAGAAAGGCCAGGTTCGAGGAACGGgacctccccacctccccaaaGCGCGAGGCACTGCCTGCATCCGATAAGACATCTGCGATGACAAATACAGGGGGTGGCGGGGCGCgcgcggggaggggggggggggggcgggcgGCCGCGGGGAGGGGTGCGGAGGACGGAGCGCAGGGGATatagagacggagagagagcgagcccGAGGACAGGCGCATAGCACAGAGCACGGGGCAGGACAGATGAGGACGGGGACCGCACCGCACACACCACCGAGCAAAAGTACCGTGCAGCGCTGCCCGCAACTGCGCGCGTAGTCGTACAACAGCAAACGCGGATTTCTTTAAATCCAGAAACATCATCGTCAACGCCGAAGGAGCGGATCTGGGAAAATTAAACTTCACCAGCCTACGCAGGGAGATTGTTCACGGTTACGACGCCGAACTGTCAGGATGCGCATCCCTTTCCTCGTGCTGCTCGGGCTGCTGTATGTCGGACGCGCACAGAAGTTTTCCGCACTCACGGTAGGTCTCCGCCCGCGCGCTGTCAAGCAAACAGCCCCCCCAAACCCCTCAGCACGCACACCATGAAAGCCCTTTAGGACGCGTGTCGGGACCCTCCATTGAGATCCTGTTACCTTTGCTGTTTTGTGGTGATCATGGTGGTGTGGGTGATGTTGAGTTTTGGACTGCCGTTATGTTCAGTAAACTAACATAAAGTATAAAAACAGGACCATGTTCCTGCCACCGCTTGTTGCGGTTGATTTTTCAACGTGAATAATGTAAGAGGGAGATTTTTCTCTCCGTAATTTCAGTGCGTTTTGAAGCAGCACTACGTCTATTCTTGAGGAACGGACCTTGTGCAACTCTTTACATACCTTGGTCAGCTCGTGTTTTTGTAAGGGTGGTATTTTTAGGCTACCGAACGTGGAGGAACGCTTCGCCGGCCGAGGTTTTATGGGGTGCTGAAAGTCAAGTCCGTTTGTTATGTGACTCTGGATGAAAAAGCGAAAGAACGAAATCGCAGAGCAAGTTTATACTGAATACTGGGTAAAATGAATTCTAAATAAAGCCAAACTTAAACGTTTCAAtattgtaacacacacacacacacacacacacacacacacacacacacacacacacacacacacaaatgttcactcatttatttatgttcccacacacatacatatgcacgcatgcatatgcatgcatgtacacatacaaacgTGCACTCATTCACGCATGctcccacaaacatgcacacacacacacacacacacacacacacacacacacaaacacacacacacacaggtgtactACATACAGAGCCCTGGTTTTGCTCCCGTGTACCTGCTGAGTCTGGGACCAGCGTGAGAACAGCACTCTTCCCCAGTTCGTCTCTCTTTGGCCAGCCTGGGCAGGCCTCAGGCCTGTATACACAGTGCGGTGGGCCCCCGGTGGCTGTGGGCAGGGGCCCCTGGGACTAGTCTACACCACAGTCAGGTGACAGAGCAGGCTTTGACAGAGTGTACTAGCCTGGACACTTTCACACAGCCAAAGGTCTCCTCTCCTCATGCCAGTTTGGCCAGACAGGTCAACAGAGGAGCAGGAAATGGCCCACTTTATAATCCATAAATGTTGGTAAATGGTCAATGTTTGCGGCTGTGAACTGTCGAGAAAGGGTGGCTTTGTGTTATTCTATTAGCCTTGGGCTAAAACGGAAGGTTCTTTCCTAGTGAAAGCATTATATAAAGCTCCTTTCGCCTCCGCTCCGGCATTACGCGGTGATAAAATTCCACCTCAGGACGCAGAACAAAAGGACAGCAGCGCAAGTCTCAgggcagctgtgtgtttgtgcctccGTCGTCGGCTTCACGGTGAGCGTGCCGAGTCGCTTGTCAGCAGTTGTGGCGAGGACTCACATGGCACCTGATTCTTGGCAGCCGTCTGCGTGGGAGCTCCCGCCGCTGTGGCCCCGTCTCTGGGGGGCTGTGCGGTAACGGGAGAGCCCGTACCTGCGGTGCCAGGTGCTGATGGGGTTGTTAACGCCATGGTTGGAGGTACAGAGGGCGTCAGTGTTCACCCCTGGCATGAGCTGGCATGAACTGGCCCTGCTGCGCACCCCTGAATCGAAGACCTGTGATGGTGCAGCCCGAGAGGGCACTCGCCTGGTGTTTACCACGGCAACAGCGCCAGTCAGCCTGAGACTGGgccaggaaagagagaggaaagagagagagagagaggaaagagagagagagagagagggaagagagagaggaacgtGTTGAGGTCCTTGCTGGTTTCCTGGCTAAGGGCCATCCGAGGGAAGCCCAGCACCCCTGCAGCAGACAGATGCATTCTGGGATTCCTCTGCAGCGCTGGGCTTCTGACAAGCAGGACTGCTGACAGGACGCAGGAccaaacaacaccaacaacacaccAACCAACTATAAGTAATCACACAGACTGATCACTGTACCTTCGAACAAGAACTGGTTAGGTGCATGTAGATTTTAGCATTCAACTCTCTCCTTACTGTGATGTGAGATCAGTAATGTTATTAAGAATTAGTGTTGAAAATTCAGGCATAAGTGGATAAACTTAAGTGGATAAATTTCAACCCTGTGCCCTACCACCATGCCCTGTCCCATTATAACTGCCCCTCATACCCCGTCACTCCTACTCCACCCCCCATGGGTAGTTACCGCTGCAGGTGAGGGGTCAGTCACCCACATCACTCCTCCTGGCTGCCAGGAATTTGGGAGGCAaagatgctctctctctctctctctctctctctctctctctctctctctctctctctctctctctctcacacacacacacacacacacacacacacacacacacacacacacacacacacacagtgcatatcAGAGCTTTGGGTGCAAGTTCCCTCTGCCTGAGACCAGTGCCACTCATCTGGAGGGACGAACACAGCTGctccacacaccactcacaggAAACACCCCGCCATCTCTGGTCCCCACGTATGGTCCCGAATGAACGGTCCAGAATCCCCGCCCCCACAGTGGCAGTGAGAGTGACCAGCCTGGTTCTCCCGAGGGCCCTCGCAGACAGATAAATGCAGCAAACAATTTACGGTAGCACTGCTGAGACTGGAACCCCTGGTGAAGCTGGCCGTGGTGCCTGCAGTCTCAGACCTTGAAGAGCGACGTTCCTGCTGGGAAAGAGCGGCCTGCGGCATTTCCACATTTAAGTCGTCTGCTGTATGACTCAAGCTTGGGAAGAAGAATGTCCATGTTTCTCAAGCTTGAGGACAGACGTGTCAGGATTATTTCGGATAGCAAACCACTAAGCCTGATGAAGAAAGGTCTGATGGATTGTGACTACAGAAGAAGTGGTAGGAGGTGGTTTCACACATGAAGCTGGCGTTTGACAGTCCTCTCTAGCTTTGTGAACATCCTCCCATGTTGCTGTTCCATGGCCAGAGAACACAGGTGCTCCTTCCGCACTGCTGTCAGGGTCCATTTTTAGTCTGTTCAAACAGCTCTTCTTTTTGCAAATATCTGATAAAATGCACATATGCCTAATTCAGAGAAAAGTCTGCCGTCCTGCTGGCGAACTCCTCCGAGTTCTAATGGCTGTGCACCTGTGCAGCAGGAGACTGAGCAGAACTCACCTGAGCACCTGCAGAACTCACCTGAGCACCTGCCGAAACCACACAAGCACCTGCAGAACCCACCTGGGTCGATTTTCAGCAGTCCTCTTTGATTGAGTCGATTCCCTGCAGTGTTCTTTTACTGAGTTGATTCCCAGCAATGCTCTTTGATGGAGTTGATTCCCAGCAGTGTTCTTTGATTTAGTCGATTCCCAGCAGTGTTCTTTTACTGAGTCGATTCCCAGCAGTGTTCTTTTACTGAGTCAATTCCCAGCAGTGTTCTTTTACTGAGTCGATTCCCAGCAGTGTTCTTTTACTGAATCAATTCTCAGCAATATTCTTTTAATGAGTCAAATCCCAGCAGTGTTCTTTGACTAAGTCGAATCCCAGCAGTGATTTCTGACTGAGTCAATTCCCAGCCGTGCTCTTTTATTGAGTTGATTCCCAGCAGTGTTCTTTGATTTAGTCAATTCCCAGCAGTGTTCTTTTACTAAGTCATTTCCCAGCAGTGTTCTTTTACTGAGTCAATTCTCAGCAATATTCTTTTACTGAGTCAATTCCCAGCAGTGTTCTTTGATCGAGTCGATTCCCAGCAGTGTTCTTTGATCGAGTCGATTCCCAGCAGTGTTCTTTGATCGAGTCGATTCCCAGCTCTGTTCTTTCACTGAGTCGATTC
This region of Electrophorus electricus isolate fEleEle1 chromosome 11, fEleEle1.pri, whole genome shotgun sequence genomic DNA includes:
- the eif3s6ip gene encoding eukaryotic translation initiation factor 3 subunit L isoform X3; the encoded protein is MSCKPTGSLVRASNRRSMRFRMSMKTDAVFLILYKELYYRHIYAKVSGGPTLEQRFESYYNYCNLFNYILNADGPAPLELPNQWLWDIIDEFIYQFQSFSQYRCKTAKKSEEEIEFLRSNPKIWNVHSVLNVLHSLVDKSNINRQLEVYTSGGDPESVAGEYGRHSLYKMLGYFSLVGLLRLHSLLGDYYQAIKVLENIELNKKSMYSRVPECQISTYYYVGFAYLMMRRYQDAIRVFANILLYIQRTRNMFQRSTYKYEMINKQNEQMHGLLAIALTMYPMRIDESIHTQLREKYGDKMLRMQKGDLQVFEELFSFACPKFLSPVVPNYDNVHPNYHKEPFQQQLKVFAEEVQQQAQLSTIRSFLKLYTTMPVAKLAGFLDMSEQEFRIQLLVFKHKMKNLVWTSGISALDGEFQSASEVDFYIDKDMIHIADTKVARRYGDFFIRQIHKFEELNRTLKKMSSTSSTSGSSGNASRAT
- the eif3s6ip gene encoding eukaryotic translation initiation factor 3 subunit L isoform X1, which codes for MSYPNDDDDYDPYNYTSDYDLHTGDPKADLAYERQYEHQQTYHVIPEVIKNFLQYFHKTISDLIDQKVYELQANRVSSESIEQKIYEIQDVYENSWNKLTDRFFKTSPWPEAEAIATLVGNDAVFLILYKELYYRHIYAKVSGGPTLEQRFESYYNYCNLFNYILNADGPAPLELPNQWLWDIIDEFIYQFQSFSQYRCKTAKKSEEEIEFLRSNPKIWNVHSVLNVLHSLVDKSNINRQLEVYTSGGDPESVAGEYGRHSLYKMLGYFSLVGLLRLHSLLGDYYQAIKVLENIELNKKSMYSRVPECQISTYYYVGFAYLMMRRYQDAIRVFANILLYIQRTRNMFQRSTYKYEMINKQNEQMHGLLAIALTMYPMRIDESIHTQLREKYGDKMLRMQKGDLQVFEELFSFACPKFLSPVVPNYDNVHPNYHKEPFQQQLKVFAEEVQQQAQLSTIRSFLKLYTTMPVAKLAGFLDMSEQEFRIQLLVFKHKMKNLVWTSGISALDGEFQSASEVDFYIDKDMIHIADTKVARRYGDFFIRQIHKFEELNRTLKKMSSTSSTSGSSGNASRAT
- the eif3s6ip gene encoding eukaryotic translation initiation factor 3 subunit L isoform X2; its protein translation is MSYPNDDDDYDPYNYTSDYDLHTGDPKADLAYERQYEHQQTYHVIPEVIKNFLQYFHKTISDLIDQKVYELQANRVSSESIEQKIYEIQDVYENSWNKLTDRFFKTSPWPEAEAIATLVGNDAVFLILYKELYYRHIYAKVSGGPTLEQRFESYYNYCNLFNYILNADGPAPLELPNQWLWDIIDEFIYQFQSFSQYRCKTAKKSEEEIEFLRSNPKIWNVHSVLNVLHSLVDKSNINRQLEVYTSGGDPESVAGEYGRHSLYKMLGYFSLVGLLRLHSLLGDYYQAIKVLENIELNKKSMYSRVPECQISTYYYVGFAYLMMRRYQDAIRVFANILLYIQRTRNMFQRSTYKYEMINKQNEQMHGLLAIALTMYPMRIDESIHTQLREKYGDKMLRMQKGDLQVFEELFSFACPKFLSPVVPNYDNVHPNYHKEPFQQQLKVFAEEVQQQAQLSTIRSFLKLYTTMPVAKLAGFLDMSEQEFRIQLLVFKHKMKNLVWTSGISALDGEFQSASEVDFYIDKDMIHIADTKVARRYGDFFIRQIHKFEEQTHFY